A window of uncultured Gellertiella sp. genomic DNA:
ACATCCCCACCGTTTTCCTTCATCACGGTGGCCCCCTTCATCAACACGGCGAATTTTGCGCGGCTGTTTGAAGACAGCCTCTATATCCGCGCCTTCCTGACCTCGCTCTACAATGCGACGACGGCGACCGTGCTGTGCCTGCTGGTCGGTTATCCCATGGCGCTCGGCCTTACCAGGGTCTCCTCCAGCTGGCGCAATATCCTGCTGATGCTGATCATCCTGCCGTTCTGGACCTCGTTCCTGTTGCGCGTCTATGCCTGGATCGGGCTGATGGGATCGAACAGCTGGTTCAACAGGCTGCTGACCGCAATCTATAATGTGGTGGTGCCGCAGGCCTCGCAGCTCGATCATATCCAGATGATGAACACCAATTTCGCGGTGGTTCTCGTCATGGTCTATTCCTACCTGCCGTTCATGATCCTGCCGCTCTACGCCAATCTGGAGAAGCTCGATTCGACCCTCAACGAGGCGGCGATGGATCTCGGTTCCCGGCCTTTCCAGGTGTTTCGCGACATTACCCTGCCGCTTTCCGTGCCCGGCATCATCGCCGGCGGCCTGCTGGTCTTCATCCCGGCTTCCGGCGAACTGATCATCCCGAGCCTTGTCGGCAGCGCCTCGGATCCGATGATCGGTCGGGTGATCAGCGACGAATTTGCCTCGGCGCGTGACTGGCCGATGGCCGCGGCCGTCGCCGTTGCCCTGCTGATCCTGCTGGTCGGGCCGACGATGCTCTACAACCATTTCGACGCCAAAGCCCAGGCGGGCCTGGAGAAGAACCCATGAACAAGAAACCGCTGTTTCTTTATACCTGTCTTTGTTTCGGCTTCGCCTTCTTCTATGTGCCGATCCTGTCGATGATCTTCTTCTCGTTCAACCGGTCGCGGCTGGCGACCGTCTGGGGCGGCTTTTCGGTCGAATGGTATGGCAAGCTGTTCCACAATGAGCAGATTTTCCATTCGGCCATGCTGTCGCTGGAAATTGCACTGCTGAGCGCCACGTTTGCCACGATGTTCGGCACGCTGGCCGGGGTCGCGCTGTCGCGGTTCAAGCGGTTTCGCGGACGGACCATGCTCACCGGCTTCGTCACCGCGCCGCTGATCATGCCCGAAGTCATCACCGGCATTTCGATGCTGATGATGTTCATCCTGATGGCGTCATGGATCGGCTGGCCGGAAAAGCGCGGTTTCACCACCATCACCATCGCCCACATCACCTTCTCGCTGACCTTCGTGACGACAATCGTCCAGTCACGCCTGTCCTCGACCGATATTTCCGTCGAGGAAGCCGCGATGGATCTCGGCTCGAAGCCCTGGCAGGTGCTGAAGGACATTACGCTGCCGATCATCTCGCCCGCCATCATGTCCGGCTGGCTGCTGGCTTTCACCATTTCGCTCGATGACGTGGTGATCACCAACTTCACCTCCGGCCCCGGCACCACGACCCTGCCGATCCTGATCTGGTCGAAGGTGAAGCTCGGCGTGACGCCTGACATCAATGCGCTGGCAACGATCATCATCTCGGTCGTCGCCGTCGGCGTGACGATCACCGGCATCGTCATGCAGCGCCAGGAAAAGCGCCGCGAGCGCGATATCCAGATGGCCATCCGCGCCAACAACTGATTTTGACCGCCCCGCAAGGGGCGGTTTTCCTTGCCCTCCTGATCTGCCCTGAAAGGAGCATCGCCCCGATGCCCGAGAATGCACTTCGTCGCCTTGTTGGCGAGATTCACCAGTATCTCACGAAATTTCCCGGCGACGGGATTGCCGATGTGCGCGCCGGCATCGAACGCTACCGCGACGGGCCGCAGCAGGTACGGACGGCGCGTCAGACCCCGGTGCTCCAGCACCTAGCGCGTGCGCTTGAGGTCACGGCCCAGCAGGGCGAACCCGGCCTTGCCGAGGCGATCCGGGCGGCTGCCCCGCATCTCGAGTGGATCACCTACAATGCCTATGGCCCCGAGCAGATCGGTGCCGGATTTGCAAATGGGCATGCCTTTGCCACGCTGCTGGGCGAGGAGGGCGCATTCTTCGCCAAGGATTTTGACATGGGCATCTTCCTGATCGAGCCCAACATCTTCTATCGTGACCACAAGCACCAGGCACCCGAACTCTATGCGCCGCTCACCGGCCCGCATGGCTGGCGCTTCGAGCCGGGTGCCGCCTTCGAATGGCTGGAGGCCAATGTTCCGGTCTGGAATGTGCCGAACCGGCCACATGCGACGATCACCGGCAGCGAACCGTTCCTGTGCATCTTCTGCTGGACCAAGGATGCCTGGGAGCCCGCCTATATCATTCCTTCGGATGACTGGGCGGCGATTGACACGGCGCTGGCCAACGGAAACCGTGACGCGATACCGGTCGTCTGACCCGGCGGCCCATCCATTCCAATTCAAGGAGCATTCCCATGACGACATTCCGTGCCATGGTCATCGATCAGGTTGACGGCAAGCCGAAGGCAGGCATTCGCGAGCTGACGCTTGCCGACCTCCCGGACAATGACGTGCTGGTCAAGGTCGAGTATTCGACCCTCAACTACAAGGACGGCCTGTCGATCTCCGGCAAGGGCCGCATTGCCCGCAAGTTCCCGATGGTGGCCGGTGCCGATCTTGCCGGAACGGTGGTCGAAAGCCGCTCGCCCGACTGGAAGGCCGGCGACAAGGTCGTGGTCAATGGCTGGGGCATGTCGGAAACCGAATGGGGCGGCTATGCCGGTTACCAGCGCGTCAAGGCCAGCTGGCTGACCCGCCTGCCCGGGGCCTTCACGCTCGAACAGTCGATGGCGATCGGCACCGCCGGTTACACCGCAGCCCTCTGCGTCAACGCGCTCGAAGACTGGGGCGTGATCGAAAAGGGCGGCAAGGAAGTGCTGGTCACCGGAGCCGCCGGCGGTGTGGGCTCGGTCGCCGTGGCGCTGCTTGCCGCGCGCGGCTACACCGTCACCGCCTCGACCGGTCGTCCCGACACCCATGACTATCTGGCCTCGCTGGGTGCCAGCGCCTTCATCGACCGTGCCTCGCTCGCGGAAAAGGCAGGACCGCTGCAGAAGGAGCGCTGGGCTGGTGCCGTGGATTCGGTCGGCACGACCACGCTTGCAAATGTGCTGGCGCAGACGGTCTATGGCGGTGCGGTGGCGGCCTGCGGTCTCGCCGGTGGTTTCGACCTGCCGACGACGGTGATGCCGCATATTCTGCGCGGCGTTGCCCTGCTCGGCGTCGATTCGGTGATGGCGCCTGCGGCAAAACGCGACCGCGCCTGGGCGCTGCTCGCCGAAAGCCTTGACAGGGACAAGCTTGCCGCGATGACCACCGTCGAACCGATGGACAATCTGCCTGCGCTTGCCGACGCCATCATGGCTGGCCAGACCCGTGGCCGGGTGGTGATCAGGATCGCCTGATCCCGGGGCAAATCAAATCGGAAAGGGCGCGGGTCGACACCCGTGCCCTTTTCTTTTGTCCTGCTGCGATCCTCAGGAAAGGTCGATCCAGGCGGTCTTGAGATCTGAATATTTGTCCAGCGCATGCAGCGACTTGTCGCGCCCGAAACCGGATTGCTTGAAGCCGCCGAGCGGCACGGTGATGTCCGATCCGCCATAGGTGTTGACATGCACGACGCCGGCATGGATCGCCCGCACCATCCGGTGGGCACGGGAGAGATTCGAGGTCCAGACGGCGGAGGCAAGTCCGAAATCCGTGGCATTGGCAAGCCGAACCGCCTCTTCCTCGGTCTTGAACGGGGTGACGGCCAGTACCGGGCCAAAGACCTCCTCGCGAAACAGCGTCATCCCGGGGCGCACGCCGGTGACGATGGTGGGGGCCATATAGGTACCGCCGGTCTCCACCAGGATGCGGCTGCCGCCGGAGAGCACCGCGCCGCCCTCCGCTTTCGCCTGTTCGACAAAGGCGAGATCCTTGGCCAGCTGGTCCTCGCTCGAGACAGCGCCGATATCGCTCGACAGATCAAGCGGATTGCCGATCCGGAATTTTGCTGCGGCGTCATGGAGTTTCTCGACGAAGGCGTCGTGGATGTCGTCCTCTACGAGGAGCCGCGAGCCTGCCACGCAGACCTGCCCTGAATTGCGGAAAATGCCCGCCGCCGAGACCTTTGCCGCCCTGGCGAGATCGGCGGTGTCGTTGAAGACGATATTCGGCGACTTGCCGCCAAGCTCGAGAAAGACCCGCTTCAGGTTCGACTGGGCCGAGTATTGCATCAGCTGTCGTCCGACGCCGCCGGAGCCGGTAAACGCGAGCGCGTCGACATCCATATGCAGGGCGAGCGCCTTGCCGGTGATCGCGCCCTTGCCGGTGACCACATTGAACACACCCTCCGGCATGCCCGCTTCCAGGGCCAGTTCGGCAAGGCGGAGCAGGGAGAGCGAGGCGATTTCGGCGGGCTTCAGCACCACCGTATTGCCCGCGGCGAGTGCCGGTGCGACTTTCCACGCCCCGATCATCATCGGGAAATTCCATGGCACGATGGCACCGACAACCCCGAGCGGCTCGCGATGCACCAGGGCCAGCACCTCCGGCACGGTCGGGGCAATCTCGTCATAGATCTTGTCGAGCGCCTCGCCATAATAGCGGAAGGTGCCCGCTGCTGAGAGCGGCTCGGCCTTCAGCGCCATGTTGATTTCGGTGCCATTGTCGCGCACCCCCAGCACCGCCAGTTCCAGCGCATGCCGCTCGATGAGATCGGCGAGCTTCAGCAGCACCTTCTTGCGGAAGGCGGGACCGGAGCGTGACCAGGTGCCCTTGTCGAAGGCCGCCCGGGCGCTTGCCACCGCCGCATCGATGTCGCGCGCGCTGCCTGCGGCAATCGTGGTGAGATGCGTGCCGTCAATCGGGCTGGTCACGACAAGCTGCGCCTCGCCTTCGATGGACCTGCCGCCGATCAGATGACCGCGCGGGGCAATCGGCTCGGCGGCGAGGCTGTTGATGGCGTCCTGAGTGAGCATGGAGGGTTCCTCCCGGAGAGTTTTCGGCATGGTTCACTATGTGAACCTCTGTTTCATATTTAGACTTGCAAAGTTTTGTGGCCGGTGTCAATGTAATTCACACGTTAAATAAATTCCAGCGCACAAAAGCCGCCGGATGCCGGAAGAGGAGCCATTGCCCCGGGAGGGAAATGGTCCGGCAGGACAGGGCGGATGTGCGGCCAGACGGGGGAGGAGGCAAGGGCATGAGCACGGTTGGCAAGGCCATGGCGCTTCTCGACGCCTTCGACCTCAGGCATCCGGATCTGGGCCTGACGGAAATCGCCCGGGCTGCCGGTTATGACAAGGCGACCACCCGACGGCTGCTGATCCAGCTCTGCGCCCATGGCATGATCGAGCATGATGCCGTCAGCCGCCGCTACCGGCTCGGCCCGGCGCTGGTCCGGCTGGCGCGCATTCGCGAAGCGCATTTTCCCTTCATCGAGATCGCCCGGCCCTTCGTCCAGCAATTGGCCGATACCACCGGCGAGACCACCCATCTCTCCGAATTCGACTGCGGTTATCTGAATTCGACCTTCGTGGCGGAATCCGCGCGCGCCAACCGCGTCAGCGTGTCCGTCGGCGCGCGCCTGCCGCTGAACGGCACCGCCTCGGGCCTGGCCTTTCTGGCCCACGCGCCGGAGGCCTATGTCGAGCACTATCTCGCGGGCCGGCTGGAAAGCCACACCCGCTTTACCCTGACCGATCCTGAAAAGGTCCGCACCGTGCTCGGCGAGGTTCGCGAGCGCGGCTATTCGATCAGCGTGCAGGGTCATGAAGAAGGGGTCTACAGCACCGGCGCCGCGATCTTCGGGCGTGAGCGGATGCCGATCGGCGCGGTCGCCATCGCCTGCCCGCTGGTGCGCACCGACGAGGATACGGGCCGCCGTTTCGGCGAGGCCGTGCGGCGCATCGCCGCTGAAATATCGAGCCGGCTTTCCGGCAGATCCACCCATTTGCCCCGGCAATTCCGACAATCCTCACCGCACGTTACAAAGGCAGGCGCATGACCCGTCCCGTCATTCTCGTCATCGGCACAGGCGATACGAAATCCGAAGAACTCGAATTCATGGCCGAATGCATCCGTCAGGCAGGCGGCGACGCGCTGCAGATGGATGTCAGCATTCTCGGCGACCCACCCTATGCGCCGGATTTTTCCAAGCATGACGTGCTGGCCTCAGCCGGGCTCTCGCTTGCCGATGCGACATCCGGCGGCGACGAGATGTCGGCGATGACGATGATGGCGGGCGGCGCGACGGTGCTGGCCCGCTCCCTGTTTGATGCCGGGCGCATCCACGGCATCCTGGCGCTCGGCGGCTCGATGGGCACCGATCTGGCGCTCGACGTGGCACTTGCCCTGCCGCTCGGCGTGCCGAAATTCGTCGTGTCCACCATATCCTATTCCCACCTGCTGCCACCCGACCGCATCGCCACCGACCTGATGATGATCCTCTGGGCCGGAGGACTTTTCGGCCTGAACAGCGTCTGCAAGGCGGTGCTGAGCCAGGCCTGCGGCGCCGTGGTCGGTGCCGCCCGCACCGCCATTCGCCCGGTGCGGTCGAGGCCGGTGGTCGGCATGAGCTCGCTCGGGAAGTCCTGCCTGAAATACATGACCCTTCTGAAGCCGGAACTTGAAAGACGCGGCTATGAACTGGTGGTCTTCCACACCACCGGCATGGGTGGCCGGGCGCTCGAAGCCGTGGCGGC
This region includes:
- a CDS encoding ABC transporter permease — protein: MSIESHDASTRRSALANWFNEKGWRQIIIYLPFFWLFLFFFLPFIIVLAMSIAIRTGTSPPFSFITVAPFINTANFARLFEDSLYIRAFLTSLYNATTATVLCLLVGYPMALGLTRVSSSWRNILLMLIILPFWTSFLLRVYAWIGLMGSNSWFNRLLTAIYNVVVPQASQLDHIQMMNTNFAVVLVMVYSYLPFMILPLYANLEKLDSTLNEAAMDLGSRPFQVFRDITLPLSVPGIIAGGLLVFIPASGELIIPSLVGSASDPMIGRVISDEFASARDWPMAAAVAVALLILLVGPTMLYNHFDAKAQAGLEKNP
- a CDS encoding ABC transporter permease subunit, which codes for MNKKPLFLYTCLCFGFAFFYVPILSMIFFSFNRSRLATVWGGFSVEWYGKLFHNEQIFHSAMLSLEIALLSATFATMFGTLAGVALSRFKRFRGRTMLTGFVTAPLIMPEVITGISMLMMFILMASWIGWPEKRGFTTITIAHITFSLTFVTTIVQSRLSSTDISVEEAAMDLGSKPWQVLKDITLPIISPAIMSGWLLAFTISLDDVVITNFTSGPGTTTLPILIWSKVKLGVTPDINALATIIISVVAVGVTITGIVMQRQEKRRERDIQMAIRANN
- a CDS encoding dimethylsulfonioproprionate lyase family protein, which translates into the protein MPENALRRLVGEIHQYLTKFPGDGIADVRAGIERYRDGPQQVRTARQTPVLQHLARALEVTAQQGEPGLAEAIRAAAPHLEWITYNAYGPEQIGAGFANGHAFATLLGEEGAFFAKDFDMGIFLIEPNIFYRDHKHQAPELYAPLTGPHGWRFEPGAAFEWLEANVPVWNVPNRPHATITGSEPFLCIFCWTKDAWEPAYIIPSDDWAAIDTALANGNRDAIPVV
- a CDS encoding MDR family oxidoreductase, which produces MTTFRAMVIDQVDGKPKAGIRELTLADLPDNDVLVKVEYSTLNYKDGLSISGKGRIARKFPMVAGADLAGTVVESRSPDWKAGDKVVVNGWGMSETEWGGYAGYQRVKASWLTRLPGAFTLEQSMAIGTAGYTAALCVNALEDWGVIEKGGKEVLVTGAAGGVGSVAVALLAARGYTVTASTGRPDTHDYLASLGASAFIDRASLAEKAGPLQKERWAGAVDSVGTTTLANVLAQTVYGGAVAACGLAGGFDLPTTVMPHILRGVALLGVDSVMAPAAKRDRAWALLAESLDRDKLAAMTTVEPMDNLPALADAIMAGQTRGRVVIRIA
- a CDS encoding aldehyde dehydrogenase, whose product is MLTQDAINSLAAEPIAPRGHLIGGRSIEGEAQLVVTSPIDGTHLTTIAAGSARDIDAAVASARAAFDKGTWSRSGPAFRKKVLLKLADLIERHALELAVLGVRDNGTEINMALKAEPLSAAGTFRYYGEALDKIYDEIAPTVPEVLALVHREPLGVVGAIVPWNFPMMIGAWKVAPALAAGNTVVLKPAEIASLSLLRLAELALEAGMPEGVFNVVTGKGAITGKALALHMDVDALAFTGSGGVGRQLMQYSAQSNLKRVFLELGGKSPNIVFNDTADLARAAKVSAAGIFRNSGQVCVAGSRLLVEDDIHDAFVEKLHDAAAKFRIGNPLDLSSDIGAVSSEDQLAKDLAFVEQAKAEGGAVLSGGSRILVETGGTYMAPTIVTGVRPGMTLFREEVFGPVLAVTPFKTEEEAVRLANATDFGLASAVWTSNLSRAHRMVRAIHAGVVHVNTYGGSDITVPLGGFKQSGFGRDKSLHALDKYSDLKTAWIDLS
- a CDS encoding IclR family transcriptional regulator — encoded protein: MSTVGKAMALLDAFDLRHPDLGLTEIARAAGYDKATTRRLLIQLCAHGMIEHDAVSRRYRLGPALVRLARIREAHFPFIEIARPFVQQLADTTGETTHLSEFDCGYLNSTFVAESARANRVSVSVGARLPLNGTASGLAFLAHAPEAYVEHYLAGRLESHTRFTLTDPEKVRTVLGEVRERGYSISVQGHEEGVYSTGAAIFGRERMPIGAVAIACPLVRTDEDTGRRFGEAVRRIAAEISSRLSGRSTHLPRQFRQSSPHVTKAGA
- a CDS encoding Tm-1-like ATP-binding domain-containing protein, producing MTRPVILVIGTGDTKSEELEFMAECIRQAGGDALQMDVSILGDPPYAPDFSKHDVLASAGLSLADATSGGDEMSAMTMMAGGATVLARSLFDAGRIHGILALGGSMGTDLALDVALALPLGVPKFVVSTISYSHLLPPDRIATDLMMILWAGGLFGLNSVCKAVLSQACGAVVGAARTAIRPVRSRPVVGMSSLGKSCLKYMTLLKPELERRGYELVVFHTTGMGGRALEAVAAQRGFDVVMDFSLQELANYEHGSVVNSGADRLENAGRLGIPQIVAPGAVDMIDVAAWQPRPGPLAERAYHGHNRLIGSIIATPEERRQIAARIGEKLAAATGPVAFILPNGGIQQWDQPGEPFYEPESLGVFTEAMRAAIRPPVELIDIPDHINSPGFAAAALEVFDRWIAEGKIPAGVTSKAGEPA